The proteins below come from a single Parachlamydiales bacterium genomic window:
- a CDS encoding valine--tRNA ligase, which produces MSKTEDTQTELPKAYEAKNIEEKWYGFWEQNKLFSAQCNSNKKPYCISIPPPNVTGVLHMGHALGDTLQDVLIRWKRMLGFEALWVPGTDHAGIATQTVVERHLMKTKGKTRKEFSREDFLDEVWKWKENSETRIINQIKRLGCSCDWDRLRFTMDDGCNKAVRTVFKKMFDEGLIYRANYLVNWDPVTKTALADDEVEYEDRHGSLWHIKYPLADGSGFIRIATTRPETMLGDTAIAVSPRDERYTHLIGKNVILPLANRSIPIIADHYVDPEFGTGMVKVTPAHDPNDYQIGLRHNLPQINILTPDAHINEQGLQFEGLTIEEARKAVVEALDGLNLVEAIEPHLHRVGVSYRSKAVIQPYLSLQWFVKMDKFGRSLRAMVDDGNVKILPQNWESTYFHWIDNLRDWCISRQLWWGHRIPVWYNKMDPDRILCWGGEGEPPEVTNAPNEWVQEDDVLDTWFSAALWPLSTLGWPDDTPELKTFYPNAILITGHDILFFWVARMLLMGKYLKNEAPFPETFLHGLIFGKSYWRKNQQGGINYVTDKERVDYDLGKTIPPDVSYRWEKMSKTKGNIIDPLEIIDLYGADAMRMALCASVTQAREIDLDRRRFEDFKNFANKVWNGARFTMMNLEGRPEDGLNALTAQDFANGLDSKHLDLEDHWILSKLQRTVRDVNRHLTAYSFDQAASQAYDFFWKEFCSYFLEIAKPVLTGKRGSPEKRANKQKLLVIVMCQAIRLLHPMAPFITEELFQRLKERFPNLKADFAADVYTQETIKALSCPACIVAHYPEVINTDDIKPEIESAFDVVSQAVYTIRNLRGEMQLPPSIAVDVYINSTENAKELMQLQKNQGILEALVKVNRVHFDERIPQAFGAKGTVSAMTVFIPLPEGYKKQEKVRLEKEKGRLETSLAGLRQRLNNKDFVEKAPSNLVDDLRKQVADAETALDHLSSALAQLD; this is translated from the coding sequence ATGTCAAAAACCGAAGATACTCAAACGGAATTACCGAAAGCTTACGAAGCCAAAAACATTGAAGAGAAATGGTATGGTTTCTGGGAGCAAAATAAACTATTCTCCGCCCAATGTAATTCCAATAAAAAACCTTATTGTATAAGCATCCCTCCTCCAAATGTGACGGGCGTTCTTCATATGGGACATGCCCTAGGCGACACCCTTCAGGATGTACTTATCCGCTGGAAAAGAATGTTGGGCTTCGAAGCGTTATGGGTACCCGGAACGGATCATGCCGGCATAGCCACCCAAACTGTTGTCGAGCGCCATCTGATGAAAACCAAAGGAAAAACTCGTAAAGAGTTTTCCCGCGAAGACTTTCTTGATGAAGTGTGGAAATGGAAGGAAAATAGCGAAACGCGCATCATTAATCAAATTAAACGTTTAGGATGCTCCTGCGACTGGGACAGGCTAAGATTCACAATGGATGACGGCTGCAACAAAGCTGTCCGCACCGTCTTTAAAAAGATGTTTGACGAAGGCTTAATCTACCGTGCAAACTATCTTGTCAACTGGGACCCCGTGACAAAAACAGCCCTAGCCGATGACGAGGTTGAATATGAAGATCGTCATGGTTCACTATGGCATATAAAATATCCTTTAGCCGATGGCTCCGGGTTCATTCGCATTGCAACTACACGCCCTGAAACCATGTTAGGCGATACGGCAATTGCAGTATCCCCCCGGGATGAGCGCTATACGCACCTTATTGGGAAAAACGTTATTCTTCCCTTAGCAAACCGTTCCATACCCATCATTGCCGACCACTATGTAGATCCTGAATTTGGTACAGGCATGGTCAAAGTAACTCCGGCGCACGATCCGAATGACTATCAAATCGGCCTGAGACATAACCTGCCCCAAATCAATATCCTCACTCCCGATGCACACATCAACGAGCAAGGCCTGCAATTTGAAGGATTGACCATCGAAGAAGCGCGTAAAGCCGTTGTGGAAGCCTTAGATGGATTGAATCTCGTCGAGGCTATTGAGCCGCACCTGCACCGTGTGGGCGTGTCCTATAGATCCAAAGCTGTTATTCAACCTTACCTTTCCTTGCAGTGGTTTGTCAAAATGGACAAATTCGGAAGAAGCCTGCGCGCTATGGTGGATGACGGTAATGTCAAAATCCTGCCGCAAAACTGGGAAAGCACCTATTTTCACTGGATCGATAACCTGCGCGATTGGTGTATAAGCCGCCAATTATGGTGGGGACACCGCATTCCGGTATGGTATAATAAAATGGATCCAGACCGCATCCTTTGCTGGGGCGGAGAAGGGGAACCTCCTGAAGTTACAAATGCTCCGAATGAGTGGGTTCAAGAAGATGATGTTCTCGATACTTGGTTTTCAGCTGCTTTATGGCCATTATCCACATTGGGCTGGCCGGATGATACCCCGGAATTGAAAACATTCTATCCTAATGCCATCCTCATCACAGGCCATGATATCCTATTTTTCTGGGTAGCAAGAATGTTGCTCATGGGCAAATACCTCAAAAACGAAGCTCCATTCCCTGAGACATTTTTACACGGCCTTATTTTCGGCAAGTCCTACTGGCGTAAAAACCAGCAAGGCGGAATCAACTATGTTACCGACAAAGAAAGAGTCGATTACGACTTAGGCAAAACCATACCCCCAGATGTTTCCTATCGCTGGGAAAAGATGTCCAAGACCAAAGGCAACATTATCGATCCTTTGGAGATCATTGACCTCTATGGTGCGGATGCAATGCGTATGGCCCTCTGCGCAAGTGTGACACAGGCACGTGAAATCGACCTGGATCGCAGACGATTTGAGGACTTCAAGAACTTCGCTAACAAAGTTTGGAACGGCGCGCGCTTCACCATGATGAATTTGGAAGGCCGCCCTGAAGATGGCCTAAATGCATTAACTGCGCAGGATTTTGCCAATGGATTAGATTCCAAGCATCTCGATCTTGAAGACCACTGGATACTTTCCAAGCTGCAGCGTACAGTGCGCGATGTGAATCGACACCTTACAGCTTACTCCTTTGACCAAGCTGCTTCTCAGGCTTATGACTTCTTTTGGAAAGAGTTTTGCTCCTACTTCTTGGAGATTGCAAAACCCGTACTGACAGGTAAGCGTGGCAGCCCCGAAAAAAGAGCCAACAAACAAAAGCTTCTCGTTATCGTCATGTGTCAAGCTATCCGCTTGCTGCATCCTATGGCGCCGTTCATTACAGAAGAATTATTCCAAAGACTGAAAGAACGTTTTCCTAATTTGAAGGCGGACTTTGCTGCGGATGTATATACTCAAGAGACGATTAAAGCACTGTCCTGCCCAGCTTGTATTGTTGCCCATTATCCGGAAGTGATCAATACGGACGACATTAAGCCGGAGATAGAAAGCGCATTTGACGTCGTTAGCCAAGCCGTCTACACTATCCGTAACTTGCGCGGCGAGATGCAGCTTCCTCCATCTATTGCAGTGGATGTGTATATTAACTCCACAGAAAATGCTAAAGAACTGATGCAGCTACAGAAAAATCAGGGGATCTTGGAAGCCCTGGTGAAGGTGAATAGAGTACATTTTGACGAACGTATACCGCAAGCCTTCGGCGCTAAGGGCACAGTGTCAGCAATGACTGTCTTCATTCCTCTGCCGGAAGGGTACAAGAAACAAGAGAAAGTCCGCTTGGAAAAAGAGAAAGGTCGATTGGAAACTTCTTTGGCAGGTCTACGCCAAAGGTTGAACAACAAGGACTTTGTAGAAAAAGCTCCTTCCAATCTCGTCGACGATCTACGTAAACAAGTAGCGGATGCAGAAACGGCATTAGACCATCTAAGCAGCGCTCTTGCTCAGTTGGATTAA